The following is a genomic window from Calypte anna isolate BGI_N300 chromosome 15, bCalAnn1_v1.p, whole genome shotgun sequence.
ggtttttttttttttttggttttttgttttttttttttttgtttgtttttttgtgtaaGATAATACCCTCTAGTGGTATACCTGGGAAAAGAAGCCAGGCAGAGAATTATGAGGGGCTTTTTTATCATGAAAGAGGGCCTGTTGAAAAGTGCaagttaaaatggaaaatgcacTGCAACACTTAGGTTAGATGTCTGGCTTAATTAGAACAGCTGGGTCTAGCATAGGACCTGGACCATGGAAGTAGTGAATTGCTTGTTGTTTGCAGACAAACCAAACTGCCATTGCAACACTTGCAGTCTGAAAGGAGCAGTTCTAGTCATGTCCAGGTCAGAGAGATCTGTCCTCACATCTGAGGGCTACATTCCATTTCTAGACATTGAATGTAATGCTGTAGGCAAAACAGGAATACTTGTCAGCCTTACATAGTGCAGGGTAGTAAGGGATGTATATCCAAGCTCCATGTCAGTAAAAGCTGTTGGTCTTATTAAAAGTGTGTTAAATAGTCTTGCTTCTTTTCCAGAAGTGCAGTTATACTAATGTAATCTGGGtcctctttaaaaataatcttgtttCTTTACACAAAGTATCCCTAAGTAATGGCTAATATCTAGGAACAACTTCATTCTCTAGAGCAGCAGGTCAGTGAGAACAGCGTTGCCATGATGTGATCAATGTGACTACTGTCATATAATTCTGGATTGTCACTTTGGTTTTACCCCTCTCCTGCAACTCCATTATTGCTAAAAGACTTAAAATTTTGTTGTAATTGGACATTATTTTCACGTGGCATTTATTACTTCCCACCCTTCCAAGACAAAGGATACCCTATTATTCAGGTATCCCACTGGTTCAGACTTTAAATCAGCTTCTAATGTTAAGCAAGATGGTTTTCAGAGCAATTATTTTAAGGCCTCATGAAGGAAGGATTTACTATGCTTTACCTTTCTGAGCTCTATTAATTCTGTATTATGTTCTTGGCATTAGTCAACTACTGCAGGGTCTTGGACAAGTGTAATCTTCAATACCTCTCATCTCCttagtactttttttcttttgtcatggCAAACTATTCTTTGCTCTCTTTATCCTCTTCTAAAACATGTCatagaagacaggaaaaaacctGCCCGTGTCCTAGGCTGGTGTAACTTCATGGATACTGATGTTGTACTATTAGAATCTAATGAAACCCACTCATGTTTGGACTCCATGGTTAATAAATCTGAGACAatagttaaaaagaaatgttctgaCAAGGATTTATTAACTTATGCTTCTGAAACAAATGTGTCTGACAGTTGAACGATGAGATTGCCATACTCTGTACAGGCTTTTTCTAGGAATCTTCTTTCACTGTGTTGACAGAACCTGCAGTACAGAAGTTCAGGAGTGGGTGTCAGTTCACAGACTCTAACCCAGTTACAAGATGGCTGCATGCCCAGATGAGATGAAGGTTCAGACATTCTTGCCACTGTTCCTGTGTGTTCAATCTTGCTGAAAAACCAATCAAGCTGTCTGACACCTGGCACAGGAGGGAGACACTAGGTGTTACCTTCCTGTGTTAAGCTGGCTAGGAAGTTTTATTACCAAAacgaaaagaaaaaaaccaaccctcaaAAAGCTATTTCAAGCTaaaagctgggagggaaagaGCAAGTCAAGCTGAGccttctgtgccttttttttttttttttgtccatgcCGACAGTTAAGAAAAGTCtccttcaaaggaaaagaacttCTATTACTTTAACTGTGAGAAATGACAGTTCTGTGgttacttttaaaatgctgctttctggaAGGTGGGCAAATACTGAGTGGAAGTGGCATTTTGTGCAGAACACTTGCTGATGGGCATATATTGGACTGTGGATGGCATTTTGTGCAGAACACTTATTTTTTCAaacctttaaatatttatatatatatacatatatgttaTATAAGAAAGACATATAAAatctctaaatattttcttcaagcCTTAATTTCCTTATCCActggcaaaaaataaatattaaagttATCTAATCTTCACTTGAATTGTCTAATTCCTCCCAATCTGATACACTCATAACTTCTGATGGAAAGTCAAGGTGATACTTCATGCGGTCTGCATGCCATTTCCGAGAACCATTTCTCTGTTTCCATTAAAATAGCCCGGGCAAAGTGAGGACGCAGGCAGCCATCCCAGAATAATCATACCTCCAGCTGGGGTCCTTCCTCCCAACAGTCTCTCCTCTGCATCATAAATGTGGACGTAGTCCATGCGGATTCCTCTGTTGTGGGATCTGCCTCCAAGACATAGATCCTGTTGTCTAAGACCGCAATTCCCGGCTCTCCGTGTCCCGCAGGAAGGGGACAAAACGTTTGTCCACTGATCAGTGCTTGGCCTATAGCAGGcaacctgttaaaaaaaagaagacagagattAGCCAAATCCAGCTTGCATCTTTGTGACAAAGCCTGGCCATAGGGCAAACTATTTTAGGAAAGCTgtgcatcatcatcatcagtcTTTTAATGGAGAAAGCCACATCACCAGGGAGTAGAATATAGTACTGAGCAGAAAACTGTGCATAGATGCCATATAGCTTTGAATCCCAACTCATCACCCTGGCTGCTGGAGTACCAGCTGTATGTCATTCAAAGAATATATACAAAAGTGAAAGAGATGGGGGCACATGCTAATATAAGCTCAGACATAATGCATCTGTTTGTGTTAGGCAAAAATGTGTTGGAACATGCAAACATGACAAATCTGCTAAGCTGTTTTCTGGACCATGTGTTGGGAAGTTTCAGATTTCACTGGGTACCTATTTGgataaaagcttttatttgtaaCCACCTTTTAATCATTCAGATACACTTTTCACTTGGATTTAATTCTGTCATCTTCATTGGCTTTATAACAACAGTTACTTTTTGTGTCTTCTTTTCATGTCTTGCAGTTTCTAGAAGCTGGAATAAGACTACAGGAGAATTCTCTCCAGCCATTATTTATCATCAGATACTGCACATTTAATTGCATTATACAACTGCCAGCCAACATATCCTTACCAACTCTGTCCTGCAATTACATGTTGGTAAGTCAATAGTCCTTGACTGAGAAAAACAGACAACCTAAATAAATCAGTTTGATGTGTGAGGAATTCCAAGTGCTAGAGCTTTACTGCTCTGTGGGTTAGACAACTTGTTCAGACAGAGAGCAGTAAATAAATCATTGCAAGTTCTGCAATTGAATATAGGGGAGAGCTGGTGTAgtagctgctgctgggcagacaGTTTTATTTGCCTACTTACTAGGAGAAAGACATTATGTCAGAGTGCAAGCATGCATAAGAAAGAGACACTTCCAAGAAAGGCAGAGGTATGACATGCTCTCACCTGGTGAACATCCCTCCTGTAGCCAGAATCATTGTTGCTTCCACCAATTACATAGAGCTTTCCTAGCAGTGCAGCCATCCCATGCCAAGCACGTCTCACTGGACCATCTGCTAAAACTTCCCAGTGGTCAGTCTTTGGGTCATAACACTGTAGCTCCTTCAAAtagtcttctcctctcctcccacatGTAATATACATCTTCCCATCCAGTGCTGCTCCAGCATGTGCATATACCTGTACATGGAAAGCAAGAGGTTGAGGTCTGGATTTATGTATTTCAGAGTATGGAACAGACCTTAAAGGAGTGGCATTCTTCATGAGTTATGCAGGTATTGGCACCTGGAAGGATTTTCTTACACACAGTTCTCTTCTAGCTGATTAGAAGTGTgaatttctgaatgaaaaacacTAGAATTTCTAAAACTTCCAGAACTGCAGTGGGTTCTCATTCTTTATTGTTCCTTGGTTAGAAGATCATTCGTATTATCACTTTTCTCCCTTGGAAACAATTGGAAACAATTCTGTTGGAGAATTTTCTTACACAAGCAGCGTTATCAGGAATGTTAGATATCCTACCAAGTAGCACTCCACTGGATCTTAAGACTTTTTATGTTCTCAGCATTGACCCATATTTATTATCTGTGACCTGCTAGTTCAACTGCTAGTTTGGCAACTGCTGTTCTAGCAGGATAAATATTACTGATGAGAGAAGACAGCTTCTGACTCACATATTTCAGATGAGTAATGGTCTTACATTAGCTGACTGAGGTGGGATTCTGTATCACATAAGCTGCTGTTACCAGAACTTGTTACCCACCCTCAGTTCTGTGTGCAAGAACTAAGTAGTCTATAGAGGTTGAGTGCCTTCTTATTGGAGCATTACCCTTTCCATATAGGAGTAAAGCACATTGTCAGGGCACTAAGTGAGGAGCTTGTACTGTTGTGGATCACAGTTTACCTGCCTGGGAGGAACATGAACTTCCTGTTCCCAACAGCTACGTGTTCCTTTTGGAATGGTTTTAAGGATTAACATAATGAAGGTGCAggggaaaacaagaagaaaacaggaaaagaaacataacCTCAAAATGGAATTtacatatattattattattattctcctTCCTTGATATTCATTTATCCCATATGCAGAGGCTACTTATTGTTTTCTATCTGGGTATCAGCACATTTAAGCTACACATTTAAGCTTAAACTACAATTCTTGAGCTACAATCTACAATCGAGAAAAGCATCAAAAAGGATGATTGGGGGGAACTGCAGTAGTGTGTGTGACTAATGCACTTCTTACCTCCTTCTTCAGAGGTGTCACATATTCCCAAGTGTTGCTTTTAGGGTCATACCTCTCCACTTCCCTCAGGTCTTCATGGTAATCTCTGCCTGCGACAGCATAGATGTAGTTGTCCACAACACAAACACTGAGGTCAGCGTGCTCCTGCTGTAGGGACTGGATCTGGAACCATTTGTTGTGTCGAGGGTCATACCTTGTAAAAGAATGGGATCAAAGGGAAGTTATTCACACAGCTACAGACCCACTGCTGGAATACCAGACAGCTCCACAGATGTGGGTTACTGTACTGTCTTTGGTAGAAATTGAGCTCAGCTGTAATTGGAGTGAAATTTGGCCTTGTCAGCATTTTATTATTAGCAAAGTTGTTTTAGTCTATTTTTAGAAGATCTAATCATGCTATAAAAGCTTAGGTTTTCCATTATCTTATACACTGCTGTCAGATTATATATCAAAGTCTCTGCTTGCATAAAGCCATCCTACAAGGTAAAACAGTCTGAAAATAGCACAAAGACTGAATATGGATCTTCAGGAGTCCAGAAATATTTGGTGTGCATAAATATTTGGTGGCTTCTTTGATTCTTTTTGCCAAATACCTGCTGCTCAAAGTGAAACTCATGTTTAATTTTCATATCAAAATATCCAGTCTGGGAATTTTAGTTGCAGAGAAAACTGTGAGGTGAAACTTAATGCTATAAAATAGGGGCAACTCTTGTAAAACTAGTAAAAATTACTCTTATATAAagataaaaggttttttttatgtctggTTTTGCAATATAATGGGCATTAAGATCTAAAAgtgctccttcctccttctctcttccctggaACAGAACCATTTAAGGGAACACTGGAATGCTGTTATTGTGCATGCCAATTCTTGATATCAACCAGTaatagcattttatttaaaaatccctttttgtAGTTACATTCTTTCGTATTGGGACCAAAACTACACACAAAGAACTTCTAGAAAGTCCTGGTTCAAGACCATCCAGACATTCTAGAGAATCCTAGTTTATTATTGCTTCCCTCACCTTTAATACTGCTCCCACCCTCCACCAAGGTAGAAAGCAGCACATGCAATACCCCAGTGAGCTTGGCTGTGCCTcacaggggctgctgggagctTCCTGGTACTCTCAGTCTTATTTAttccttgtgttttctttctgtcaggCCCCTCCTTGGTTCCTAATCTTTCAGCTAGCAAGAGTACAGACTGCTCTGCTGGCTTACTGTCTGGATGGGAACAGGatggtaataaaaataatagcaggATTATCCTTATCTTACCTCCAGCACCTTGACTCTGCTCGAAAACCACTTACATTGTTGTCTCCGCCAATTAAATATACAAAGTTATTGAGAACAGCAATGCCCTGGTTGGACATTCTGGGGGCTAGTGCAGCTGTAAAGTGCCTCCACTCTCCCAACAAGGGGTTCAGATACTTGGCTTGATCACTGAGGACAATGGATGGAGTAGAATGCATCCCTCCAAATCCCACTACACACTGGAACTCTGATCTCAGCTGTGTCTGGGAGCTCTGGAGCATTGGCTGAAGACATTCGTTCTTGTGGTACATTAATGCATCTGCAACTGTATCTTTTAAAGGACATGGGCTTAATTTGTCATGAAGCCTTTGCAGGATCTCGGGTCCCATCAGAGGAAAACGAACTGTCTCAAGTAGCTTAAGGGGCTCCATCAAGGAGACCTGATCTGTCTCCACTTGCTCCGGAGGGTAATGATAAAAGAGTGCCCCATCATAAACTTCAAACTCATAGTTAACCTCCAAACGGTTGCTGCTGAGAAGGGAGTAGACCTTCTGCAAGGGTAGCTGTCGGTACACTTGTGTCCTGGAGAAAGCTGTGAAGTTCTTTAAGATGTAGGAGTCCAGCTGTTCACTCAAATGTCTCAAGTCATAATGGTCAGCTAGTCTGTATACATCAAGGATGTTCTCTTCATCTACCCAGGACATGAGAAAATCACAACAGAATTTAATGACTTCTGGAATCTGCAAGAGAgaggtatttttcattttaagatacCGCTCACTCAAGAGACAAGTGACAGAAGCCTGGGATGACTGTAAGAAAGTTGTCCACAAGATGACTGCTCCCCTCACAGTCTGATCACCATGTTCACTTGCATCCAGTTCAcctcagagaaaaagaactCAAAAGGGGGTGTGTATATGATTATAATACACATCTTCTAACCATGCTACACTGCAAACCTGAGTTTGGTTTCAGGTGCAGCAGCAATGAGTCTTCCAAGACATGTGGGACAGTGGAGAGCCAGGCTGCCTGCTCTGTTAGCATGGCACCAAGCTGCAGGCTGCCTGGGCAGCAGTCATGGAAATGGAAGGCATGGTGGACATGGTGAAAGCCAGGTTTACAACCACTCTTGTTTTTTCAGAGCACTACAGACATGCTGTATCAAAGACTGCACCTGCAACAAATATATCTGCATCACTGAAGAGAACAGGAAGCCATTTGAAAGGtaaattagtatttatttttgtcttctgaatAGACTTTGAAGTTGGTATCTGGTAGAAGGGACTAATGGCAAATAAAAAACTAACTGCTCTACAAAAGCACTACCCATAGTGGTGTTAAGCATGTAGAAACCAACCAAAGcaagcacacagaaaattaagagTACCAAAGCCATGTGCAGTAGTTAGTTGCaggggaaaacagagaaaagaaacttgTCTTAAAGGCACATGAACTCTGCACTTAGTGCAGAAACCATAGTGGCAGGATTTCCTGTAGTGACAGGGTCAGGGGAGGTTATGTGCCTGTGGACTCAATCTGGGGATGATCTTGAGCAGCACAACAATTTCTGAGCCCTGTCCTCTACTGTAGGCCAGAGGTATTCTGTTCTAGAGAAGCTTTCATAAGCAGATCAGTGAAAGTGAGTGGTACAGAAAATAGTCCTCTAGATAAAATGGTAAATGTTTCTAAGTAGTTGAACCACTGGCACAAATGAGATGTGCAAGTacttattaatttttcctacCCTTCCACAGCTGTACCAGTGGGTAAGGCATCCTAAGGAAGTTCTTCTCATCAGAGCCATGCTCTTATTCACCCCCTAGCCAGATacccatattttctttttctttcactgctgcttttgtttctcgcttcttttttttggtcacaTCCCCCAGTACCTCACCTGAAGTTGACAGGCTGCAGCTAAGGTTTCCTGTACACTGTTCACACTGAGTTCCAGCTCAGAAGTGTAAATGAAGTTCAAGATTTTACACATTGCATTGTAGGAGATGCCATGAATATGAACTTCCTCTTGTTCCATCTCTCGCAGTCCTCCTGCAAACATCCCTCTGTAAGAAAAAGACAGTGGCACATGCTATGGCAGATTTGCATCGAAGCTATTTTCAGTTTGCCTTGTCTTAGgaacataaaaaatattcagaaatataaaatctAGCCATTTTTATGGGATTACCTGTTCCCTAAACCAATGACAGAGAGTACAGGCCTTTAGGACCTAAGAAAGTAATACTTTTCAATGTGCAGGAGATCTGCAGGGGCTATTTGAAAGGCACGATTCACAGCTGAAGGATTTAAATACAGACCCAGTACGTATGGTTAGTCTGTGGGCAGAGACAGATACTCTGGCTatgggggaagaggaaaaatagagGAACTTGGGACTGAGGGAATTTTTTCTAAGCTACAGCAGTTCTTCCTCCATTTAGAAGTTCATCTGGATTGTCTTGGGATTTGTTGACTTGCTTTATGAAAATAAAGCCAGTTAAAGGAACTGCTGGTCAAATTGACCAGGGGAAGGACAGTGAGTCACACTATAGGCATGTAACAGAGGAGTGACCCATTtctggtgactttttttttgtattatgaAATGTTCACCACAAGGGTGCATTTATACAGAAGACACGTGTTGGATAGCCTCCTCTCTTTACACACCTCCAAGTACCACAGGCAGTGGAGGTAAGCTCAGTGTGCTTTATTTCTATAGATACATAACAGAGAGATGAACAAAGCCATCCTCAGTATTTTGAAACCCATTCAGCTCCACCTCACGGGTCTCATTTTACATCCAGAGCTAAGCCAGACGATTTGGATGTTACGGATTCGAGTCACATTCAGACACGTGCTTGTTACTGCTCAAGTGTACCTGAAATAGTCACAGGATGCAGCCAGGAGTATACGATGAGCCTCAATAGGTTTCTCTTCCACTATCAGAACCACATCAAAGAGGATGCTGCTGTCTCGGAGCGATACCAACCCACTGAGCAAGGCCTGGGAGTGCTCGGCGCTGCGGTAAGTGTTGCTGGTGCGCTGCTGGAGGGAGGGCTGGAGTTGAGCTTTGTGTGGCTGAGTCAGCTCCTGATCCTCCGCCATCCCAGGCAGAAATGCTCAGCCACCAGCTGTAGCAGAATGAAATCTATGAGACAACAGAATCAGCAGAGGTTTGTGCCTTTTGCTTCATGAATGGTCCTCTGACCTCCCGCCTGTCACAGTAAATAAATCAAACCGACTCTCCAGTCAATGGAGGGACAGTTCTACCCTGATTAAATGATTCTGAATGATGATACTGGAAATAGACAGGTGTATATCCACACACAAAATTGGTAGAACATGCTTTTTCAAAAAGGTATTCAGATTTTTGGGTTTTCAGTCCAAGAGCCAGATTATGTTGCATGTagggataattttttttactaagttTCACTTCCCAGCCCATTACCAGAACTTcgtttccttttcatttctgcataatctataaaaagaacaaaactgacACAATTACTGCCAGAATTCCAAGTTGCCTAGCACCCTCAGATAATTTGCTGCAAAATAAACTGCAtcttcactctttttttttatattttatgctgaaatctgaaagctcccctctctccccatctttgctttttcactttCCTTAGCTAAGCACATTACCAATTGTCATTCTATAAAATATATGAAACTGTAGTCATCACTGGGAGATTCTTTATTGTGACAACTGCTTTTCACTTCACTGAGATCCCCTTCAGAGAGAAGGTACTTTCCCCAGTGTAGGCACTGCAGAGGGCTATCCTGTACCTTTTTCTAGGGCTGCCATTGACACTGCAGGAAGGTCCCCTATAGCACATGGGGAAACACCTGTAAAAAGCAAACTGGAAGTGATTGTGTTTCATGTCTGTGGTTAAGCTCTCAAAAATCTCATGAGTCCTCTTCTACCATCCTGTAATTTACCCTTGCCATTGTCTCTGAAGAATGTCAGACGTTGTATCAGGCAGAGCTCTTAGACTCTATCCAGTTGTCtgagagcattaaaaaaaaatgcatcagcaGAAGGAAGTAACAGCTGATATGGCTGCTTAAGACACAGATACAATagcctctcctccagcagcctgggaaatAGCTTAGAGGCACAAGTGACAGTCACAAGGGGTTACTGGCAGTCagagaagcaaaagcagaacaaaCCCAGCAATTCCACacaaacagcaaagaaacagaacCATTGATTAACTGTGCCAGCCAGGTAGTGAGTGCAGCACTGGAAATCTCTCAAAGAGGCAATCTGGATGACactaagaaatataaaaatgtttattgttCTGCCTGAAGGAAGTTACTTTATACTGCCCATAACAAAAGGAGGTTAGGTGGCACTGCATGGTaaatgggatggaaaaaaaaaaccacctgaaaAAGCCTATTAATAGTTGTCTGCTCTTTTCCAGCAAGATCAAGACAACCAGCTCAGAAGAGGAACTCTGATGGAACAGCCTTCTAGGGAGCACATTCAGGTAGATTATATGGGGGAACCTATCTATCATCAGCTGAAGAGATGACtaatggattatttttcatgACTGGTACATGCTTTTCCTagaaataagattatttttttaagcagacaAAACTTTATCATTTGGTTTGCTCCTGGGAAATACTAGAAGTGATGCAGTAAGAAAGGCAGGTGAAGTTACTAGATGCTGAGCAGAAATTTCCCATTTCACTAAAAGGGAATAAATGCAGCAAAACCAAAGTAGAATGAGATACGGTCAGATAAGgaacaaatcaaaataaaccACATTATGTCTTTAATATGGTTTGATGTGGTTAACACTGCAGAGTTAATGTGGTCAATGCTCAAAAAAAGGTTTCATCTTTTCAGCAACTTGGAGAGCTTTATCAAAAAAGTCTCTGTGAGAGTCAAATCATTGCAtcaaaaagcagaagtaaatGTAACAAATGAACTATTTTCTGAATTCAAAGACTTATTTTGGGTAGGGGAAGCAGCATAACTGGCATCCATAGTTACTTGCTGCTAACAATTTTGGATGTGTAGGCTGAATGCCAGTGCTGCATTACAAAAAGGTTAGAACACTACTGAGCAGGTACAGTGTATGTGCTCTGAAACTGGCCAGCACTCATAAGAAAGTTTTGTACATGGATGTGTGAAGGTTCTTAATTACACTGTGGCTTCTCACAGAACCTGCATCCTGTTATATATACACCTCCCTACTCTTCCTGAACTGGGCTTCAAGGCCAGTGTTAAGTACACAGTAAAGTACAAAGTAAGTACATAACAATCCATTGTTATAGTTTTGACCA
Proteins encoded in this region:
- the KLHL22 gene encoding LOW QUALITY PROTEIN: kelch-like protein 22 (The sequence of the model RefSeq protein was modified relative to this genomic sequence to represent the inferred CDS: inserted 1 base in 1 codon; deleted 3 bases in 3 codons; substituted 1 base at 1 genomic stop codon); the encoded protein is MAEDQELTQPHKAQLQPSLQQRTSNTYRSAEHSQALLSGLVSLRDSSILFDVVLIVEEKPIEAHRILLAASCDYFRGMFAGGLREMEQEEVHIHGISYNAMCKILNFIYTSELELSVNSVQETLAAACQLQIPEVIKFCCDFLMSWVDEENILDVYRLADHYDLRHLSEQLDSYILKNFTAFSRTQVYRQLPLQKVYSLLSSNRLEVNYEFEVYDGALFYHYPPEQVETDQVSLMEPLKLLETVRFPLMGPEILQRLHDKLSPCPLKDTVADALMYHKNECLQPMLQSSQTQLRSEFQCVVGFGGMHSTPSIVLSDQAKYLNPLLGEWRHFTAALAPRMSNQGIAVLNNFVYLIGGDNNVSGFRAESRCWRYDPRHNKWFQIQSLQQEHADLSVCVVDNYIYAVAGRDYHEDLREVERYDPKSNTWEYVTPLKKEVYAHAGAALDGKMYITCGRRGEDYLKELQCYDPKTDHWEVLADGPVRRAWHGMAALLGKLYVIGGSNNDSGYRRDVHQVACYRPSTDQWTNVCPLPAGHGEPGIAVLDNRIYXLGGRSHNRGIRMDYVHIYDAERDCWEEGPQLEYDYSGMAACVLTLPGLFXWKQRNGSRKWHADRMKYHLDFPSEVMSVSDWEELDNSSED